In Dioscorea cayenensis subsp. rotundata cultivar TDr96_F1 chromosome 11, TDr96_F1_v2_PseudoChromosome.rev07_lg8_w22 25.fasta, whole genome shotgun sequence, a single genomic region encodes these proteins:
- the LOC120271627 gene encoding uncharacterized mitochondrial protein AtMg00810-like produces the protein MKDLGPLRYFLGLEIAYYRRGYLVSQQKYISNIFRRADITDLRTASTPIELHHHLSSSDGEPLPDTTRYRALVGALVYLTITRPNISYVVRVLSQFVSVPRSTHYASLLRVLRYLRGTISRSLLFSATSSLELRAYCDADWAAEYDAMSSTAKEVLWLR, from the exons atgaaagatcttggtccTCTTCGTTATTTTCTTGGCCTTGAGATTGCTTATTATCGTCGAGGTTACTTGGTGTCTCAACAGAAGTACATATCTAACATTTTTCGACGAGCTGATATCACTGATCTTCGCACTGCCTCTACCCCTATTGAATTGCATCACCATCTCTCCTCTTCTGATGGAGAGCCTCTACCTGATACTACTCGCTATCGTGCTCTTGTTGGTGCTCTTGTCTATCTTACTATTACTCGGCCTAATATTTCATATGTTGTTCGTGTTCTTAGTCAATTTGTGAGTGTTCCTCGCTCTACTCATTACGCTTCCCTCTTACGAGTTCTTCGTTATCTTCGTGGCACTATATCTCGCTCTTTACTTTTTTCTGCCACATCTTCTCTTGAGTTGCGCGCCtattgtgatgctgattgggcag CTGAGTATGATGCTATGTCTTCTACTGCTAAGGAGGTTCTTTGGTTGCGAtag